One window from the genome of Methanococcoides sp. AM1 encodes:
- the mtaB gene encoding methanol--corrinoid protein co-methyltransferase MtaB yields the protein MDIKRYTKMAYDDFEDMVFGHSLYPVKTGFDLEIGAGYTSAEVNYAPRPSSGESKEKLVAEYEKITTDILQRMVQVGFPSVVLETEHVLQMTTNPGWGAEIAHAQKTIMEEYYDEYGIKCALRNTLADIRGGRESLDLRGDPYNVLMESFEQVASNGADMLSIESLGGKSVFDTAILHNDIPGILFSIGILGTLDVEFIWSEISSIAKKHNVIAAGDTDCSQANTAMFIAGGLLDRKLAHTMAIVARAISAPRSLAAYEAGAVGPGKDCGYENTIIKAITGVPISQEGKASTCAHSDLMGNLVMQCCDLWSNESVEYHGEFGGTSVQCWGETLSYDCSMLNTAIEAGYEKVFRDVLMASDRYRDPQSFMLAFDNAYRLGEVIVKDGNDIYLRARNAAIEACDIIEKGSKGQLELSKFEKVSLAKVSKVLNSLTDEKDVFIEAQMDKFKSEMPEFRPENYGY from the coding sequence ATGGATATTAAACGTTATACAAAAATGGCATACGATGATTTTGAGGATATGGTCTTCGGACATTCCCTCTATCCTGTAAAAACGGGTTTTGATCTCGAGATCGGAGCCGGTTATACTTCTGCAGAGGTGAATTATGCACCCCGGCCTTCATCAGGAGAGTCAAAAGAGAAACTGGTCGCAGAATATGAGAAGATCACAACTGATATCCTTCAAAGGATGGTTCAGGTAGGTTTTCCTTCCGTAGTGCTTGAGACCGAACATGTGCTTCAGATGACCACTAATCCGGGATGGGGGGCAGAGATTGCACATGCCCAGAAGACCATCATGGAAGAATATTACGACGAATATGGTATCAAATGCGCATTGCGCAATACTCTTGCCGATATCCGCGGAGGTCGTGAGAGTCTTGACCTGCGGGGAGACCCTTATAATGTCCTTATGGAATCCTTCGAGCAGGTAGCATCCAACGGTGCGGATATGCTTTCGATCGAGTCACTTGGAGGAAAGAGCGTTTTTGACACTGCTATCCTGCATAACGATATACCGGGAATTTTATTTTCGATCGGAATTCTTGGAACTCTTGATGTTGAATTTATCTGGTCCGAGATCAGCAGCATCGCAAAGAAACACAATGTAATTGCTGCAGGAGATACTGATTGTTCCCAGGCTAATACTGCTATGTTCATTGCAGGAGGTCTCCTTGACAGGAAACTTGCCCATACAATGGCTATAGTGGCAAGGGCTATCTCTGCACCGAGATCACTTGCAGCATACGAGGCAGGAGCTGTTGGCCCGGGAAAGGATTGTGGTTATGAGAACACAATAATCAAGGCTATAACCGGAGTTCCCATTTCACAGGAAGGAAAAGCTTCCACCTGTGCTCATTCGGATCTTATGGGTAATCTTGTTATGCAGTGCTGTGATCTCTGGTCCAATGAGTCCGTAGAATATCACGGTGAATTTGGCGGTACAAGTGTCCAGTGTTGGGGCGAAACATTATCCTATGATTGCTCAATGCTGAATACAGCTATTGAAGCTGGTTATGAAAAAGTATTCCGGGATGTGCTAATGGCTTCGGACCGATATCGTGATCCTCAGTCCTTCATGCTCGCATTTGATAATGCGTACAGGCTCGGGGAAGTTATCGTAAAAGATGGTAATGATATCTATTTACGTGCCAGGAACGCTGCAATTGAAGCCTGTGATATTATTGAGAAAGGGTCAAAAGGACAGTTAGAACTTTCCAAATTTGAGAAAGTATCTCTGGCAAAGGTAAGCAAGGTACTTAATTCCCTTACCGATGAAAAGGATGTTTTCATTGAAGCGCAGATGGATAAATTTAAGTCTGAAATGCCTGAATTCAGGCCTGAAAACTATGGTTATTGA
- a CDS encoding acetate uptake transporter produces MTNNEETPENCILCKPENEFHIIDKTSDHAPLGFMGLGLAATMLGLMGSGFFADATMVVSMSIFLGGFAQVFAGIEGWKKGDVFGATAFSAFGLFWFSFAFILMATGIAEGVLGSASAASVGFYLLIWGIVSLVLLLVTFKIGIKAIIVVFITLTLTFFLNAAANFGMGVGVIAGYMTLLLGLCAMYTSLALVANSVFGKTVAPL; encoded by the coding sequence TTGACAAATAATGAAGAGACACCAGAGAACTGTATTTTATGTAAGCCTGAGAATGAATTTCACATAATCGATAAAACATCAGATCATGCACCACTCGGATTCATGGGACTTGGTCTTGCTGCTACAATGCTTGGCCTGATGGGATCAGGATTCTTTGCAGATGCTACTATGGTAGTATCAATGTCCATTTTCCTTGGTGGATTTGCACAGGTATTTGCAGGTATTGAAGGTTGGAAGAAAGGCGATGTTTTCGGAGCAACAGCATTCTCAGCCTTTGGCCTGTTCTGGTTCTCCTTTGCGTTCATACTAATGGCTACTGGAATTGCAGAAGGAGTTCTCGGTTCAGCCAGTGCAGCATCCGTTGGTTTCTACCTTCTGATATGGGGTATAGTTTCCCTTGTGTTATTGCTTGTTACATTTAAGATCGGAATCAAGGCAATAATTGTGGTATTCATCACACTCACCCTGACATTCTTCCTGAATGCAGCAGCAAACTTTGGGATGGGAGTTGGCGTAATTGCAGGTTACATGACCTTATTACTTGGTCTTTGTGCAATGTACACTTCACTTGCACTTGTAGCGAATTCCGTGTTTGGTAAGACAGTTGCACCTCTCTGA
- the mtaC gene encoding methanol--corrinoid protein MtaC produces the protein MTSFDVDPSEILVRYNVKMEKAMTPEDAAAELYPKDELFRSIAEAIFEGEEDDVVEGLEKAIDAGKNPIALIDDALMVGMKVVTDLYDQGIIFLPNVMMSADAMLDGIEFCKGQSDEAPVSKGKVVCHVAEGDVHDIGKTIVAALLRANGYEVVDLGRDVPVDEVIEAVKAEKPIMLTGTALMTTTMYAFKAVNDRLLEAGLKVPFACGGGAVNQDFVTTYDLGVYGEEAADAPKMADKIVAGASISALKEEFHKH, from the coding sequence ATGACCAGTTTCGATGTAGACCCCAGTGAAATTCTGGTAAGGTACAATGTAAAAATGGAAAAGGCAATGACGCCTGAAGACGCTGCAGCTGAACTCTATCCAAAGGATGAGTTATTCAGATCAATTGCAGAAGCGATCTTTGAAGGCGAGGAAGACGACGTTGTCGAAGGTCTCGAGAAGGCAATCGATGCAGGCAAGAACCCAATTGCATTGATCGACGATGCTCTCATGGTAGGTATGAAGGTTGTCACAGATCTGTACGACCAGGGCATAATTTTCCTTCCAAACGTCATGATGTCCGCAGATGCAATGCTCGATGGTATTGAGTTCTGTAAGGGACAGTCTGACGAAGCACCTGTTTCAAAGGGCAAAGTAGTATGCCATGTAGCAGAAGGAGATGTACACGACATTGGAAAGACCATCGTTGCTGCTCTTCTCAGAGCAAACGGATACGAAGTAGTTGACCTTGGACGTGACGTTCCTGTGGATGAAGTTATCGAGGCTGTCAAAGCTGAGAAACCGATCATGCTTACAGGTACTGCACTGATGACAACAACAATGTACGCTTTCAAGGCTGTCAACGACAGGCTTCTTGAAGCAGGTCTTAAGGTCCCATTCGCCTGTGGCGGCGGAGCAGTCAACCAGGACTTTGTAACTACCTATGACCTAGGTGTCTACGGTGAAGAAGCTGCTGACGCACCAAAGATGGCAGATAAGATCGTGGCCGGTGCAAGTATTAGCGCACTGAAAGAGGAATTCCATAAACACTAA
- the mtaB gene encoding methanol--corrinoid protein co-methyltransferase MtaB codes for MAINRYTKMAYGNADEMIFGKSKFPVKAGLGLEIGGGYTSPEVNYAPRPEAGASKEKLVKEYQRITTDIMNRMVQVGFPSVVLETEHVEQMTNNPTWGGEVAHAQKEIMEEFHDEYGIKCALRHTPGDIREDRDFLELRGDKFNTLMESFEEVASNGADLLSIETMGGKEVFDYAILRNDVPGMLYAIGCLGTMDMDFIWQEIASVAKKNNVVAAGDTDCSEANTAMFIGGGLLDKNLAHTLAIIARAISAPRSLAAYEAGAVGPGKDCGYENTIIKSIAGVPIAQEGKSSTCAHSDVMGNLVMQCCDLWSNESVEYHAEFGGTSVQCWSESLAYDCALMNTATATGKAKDLRDLFTLSDKYRDPQGYVLAYDNAYRVGEAIVKDGNDIYLRAKNAALKSVEIMEEGMAGKLELTRFEKGALADAKDALSALTDDQDTFMSDCMAKYKEEVKVFLPENYGL; via the coding sequence ATGGCAATAAACAGATACACAAAGATGGCATATGGCAATGCAGATGAAATGATCTTCGGTAAATCAAAGTTCCCTGTAAAGGCAGGACTTGGCCTTGAGATCGGTGGCGGATATACATCCCCTGAAGTGAACTATGCTCCAAGACCTGAAGCAGGTGCATCAAAGGAGAAACTCGTCAAGGAATACCAGAGGATCACCACAGATATCATGAACCGTATGGTCCAGGTAGGTTTCCCATCTGTAGTACTTGAGACAGAACACGTTGAACAGATGACCAACAACCCAACATGGGGAGGAGAGGTCGCACACGCACAGAAGGAGATCATGGAAGAGTTCCACGACGAATACGGCATCAAATGTGCATTAAGGCACACACCTGGTGACATCCGTGAAGACCGTGACTTCCTTGAGCTCAGAGGTGACAAATTCAACACTCTTATGGAATCCTTCGAAGAAGTAGCATCAAATGGTGCTGACCTGCTCTCCATTGAGACAATGGGTGGTAAGGAAGTATTCGACTATGCTATCCTGAGGAACGATGTTCCTGGTATGCTCTACGCAATTGGCTGCCTTGGTACCATGGATATGGACTTCATCTGGCAGGAGATCGCCAGTGTCGCAAAGAAGAACAACGTCGTTGCAGCTGGTGATACTGATTGTTCCGAAGCAAACACTGCAATGTTCATTGGTGGCGGTCTGCTCGACAAGAACCTTGCTCACACACTTGCTATCATCGCAAGGGCAATCTCAGCACCAAGGTCACTCGCAGCATACGAGGCAGGAGCTGTAGGTCCGGGCAAGGACTGTGGATATGAGAACACGATCATAAAATCAATTGCCGGTGTTCCAATTGCACAGGAAGGTAAGAGCTCAACCTGTGCACACTCTGATGTCATGGGTAATCTTGTCATGCAATGCTGTGACCTCTGGTCAAACGAGTCTGTCGAATACCACGCTGAGTTTGGTGGTACATCCGTACAGTGCTGGTCAGAATCCCTCGCATATGACTGTGCTTTGATGAACACAGCAACTGCAACAGGAAAAGCAAAGGATCTCAGAGACCTGTTCACACTTTCCGACAAATACAGGGATCCACAGGGCTATGTGCTTGCATATGACAATGCATACCGCGTTGGTGAGGCAATTGTCAAGGACGGAAACGATATCTACCTCCGTGCAAAGAATGCTGCACTCAAATCTGTAGAGATCATGGAAGAAGGAATGGCTGGTAAACTTGAACTCACAAGGTTCGAGAAGGGTGCACTTGCAGATGCAAAGGATGCACTGTCTGCACTTACAGATGACCAGGACACCTTCATGAGTGACTGTATGGCCAAGTACAAGGAAGAAGTTAAGGTATTCCTGCCTGAGAACTACGGTCTCTAA
- the mtaC gene encoding methanol--corrinoid protein MtaC, with amino-acid sequence MIDINPQHTLVRYNLKVEKEMTPEEVAEELFPTDEVIREVARAVFEGDEDEVVESLQNAIDKGKDPLHLINDGLMMGMDIVSTLYDGNMLYLPDVIISAQAMIEGIEFCKERSGEEHEYRGKIVSYVVEGDIHDIGKKIVTVLLRAKGYEVIDLGKDVPVEEVIAAVKRENPIMLTGTALMTTTMSAFKDVNSRLLDSDINVPVVCGGGAVTQDFISQYDLGLYCEEAADVPKIADAILKGFDVERLRKEFHKH; translated from the coding sequence ATGATCGACATAAATCCTCAACATACATTAGTGCGATATAATCTGAAAGTAGAAAAGGAAATGACTCCTGAAGAAGTTGCAGAGGAGCTATTCCCGACAGATGAAGTTATACGTGAAGTTGCAAGAGCTGTTTTTGAAGGTGACGAAGATGAAGTTGTGGAAAGTCTTCAGAATGCGATAGATAAGGGCAAGGATCCTTTGCACCTGATAAATGATGGACTTATGATGGGAATGGATATCGTTTCAACACTTTATGATGGTAATATGCTCTATCTTCCTGACGTTATCATATCAGCCCAGGCAATGATCGAAGGAATTGAGTTCTGTAAGGAACGCTCCGGTGAAGAACACGAATACAGGGGCAAGATCGTTTCCTATGTTGTGGAAGGTGACATACATGATATCGGCAAGAAGATCGTAACAGTGCTTCTCAGGGCAAAAGGCTATGAGGTCATTGATCTTGGAAAAGATGTTCCCGTTGAGGAGGTCATTGCTGCTGTGAAAAGGGAAAATCCGATCATGCTTACCGGGACTGCCCTTATGACAACTACAATGTCTGCATTTAAGGATGTAAACTCCCGTCTTCTTGATAGTGATATTAACGTTCCGGTGGTATGTGGAGGGGGAGCAGTTACACAGGATTTTATTTCCCAGTACGATCTTGGCCTCTACTGTGAGGAAGCAGCAGACGTTCCGAAGATCGCAGATGCTATACTGAAAGGATTTGATGTTGAACGCCTCAGGAAGGAGTTCCACAAACATTGA